The Paenibacillus pabuli DNA segment CTGAAACCATTCATGGTACTAAGACAGCTATTCCACTTGCCGGACCTGCCAACAAACAAGGAAGAATTGTTGCCGATCGAATTGCCGGACTAAGTTCGACCTATAAAGGAACACAAGGGACATCCATTATTAAAGTATTCGGAATGACAGGAGCTACGACAGGAAGTAATGAGAAAACACTAAAGCGTCTCGGCGTGGAATATCGATCTGTAATCGTACATCCCGCCTCTCATGCATCGTATTATCCAGGTTCCAGTGCGGTTACGCTTAAGTTGCTGTTCACACCGGAAGGTAAGATTTTAGGTGCACAAGCCGTCGGTTATGACGGAGTGGATAAACGGATTGATGACATTGCCGTAGCCATTCATTTTGGGGGTCACATCCGAGATTTAACAGAGCTTGAACTGAGTTACGCACCACCTTATTCTTCTGCAAAAGATCCGGTGAATATGGCTGGCTATGCAGCAGAGAATATTTTGACCGGTCGTGTTGAAACCTTCACCTATGATCAGTTGTCCGAACGTCAGCCGGAGCAGTCAATACTGTTGGATGTACGCAGTGAGCTGGAGTACCGCAATGGGAATATTCCGGGTTCAATTAATATCTCAGTGGATGAGCTTCGCCAGCGGTTAAATGAATTAGATAACTCAAAAGACGTCTGGGTATACTGCCAAGTTGGTCTGCGTGGATATACTGCTTCACAAATTTTGCGTCAGCATGGCTTCAGCGTGAAAAACTTGAGTGGAGGCTACAAAACATACCGTCAAGCTCAGTTTAAGCCTACCCCAATTTCTTCTGTCAATCATAATAATCATGGGGGTAAGAAAAATAATAAACCAGTGATCGAAGCGCCAAAATCGGAGACGATCAAACCAACTTCTGAACAGCCCCAACGCATCGATAATGAATTGAACGTATGCGGCTTAAGTTGTCCTGGTCCATTAATACAAGTTAAGCAAAAGATGGGTCAACTTTCTGATGGAGAGACCTTGAGGGTAAAAGCTTCCGATCCAGGATTCTATGAGGATGTGAAAGCATGGGCAACCATGTCTGGATCCGCGCTCTTACACCTGGAACGAATCAAAGGCGGAATTATAGAGGCTGTCATTGCCAAGAAATCAGTGCAACCCGTTTCCAATTTGTCTAGCCACCAAGATCCTGCTAGCACGATGGTTGTCTTCAGCGGCGATCTGGATAAAGCCATTGCCTCGCTTATTATTGCAAATGGTGCTGCAGCAAGTGGGCGTAAAGTAACGATGTTTTTCACATTTTGGGGATTGAATGTTATTCGGAAGCATCAGACGCAGCCTGTATCCAAAACCATGATTGGCCGAATGTTTGATATGATGCTGCCACGTGGCAGCAAGAAGCTTGGTATGTCCAAAATGAATATGCTTGGTGTTGGTCCAAAGATTATTCGTGGCTTGATGAAAAATAATAATGTTCCGTCTTTAGAAGAATTGATAGAGTCCGTCATTGCGCAAGGGGCTGAGTTGGTAGCCTGCCAAATGTCCATGGATTTAATGGGCATTCAGCGTGAAGAATTAATAGATCAAGTTACAATTGGTGGGGTCGGTTACTATCTGGGAGAAGCATCCCAAGCAAATCATAACCTGTTTATTTAAGTTAATTCCTACTTTGAGTTAATGAATACAACGTTATTATGAGACAAAGAAGATCAAGTGACACTTTACTAGAGAAGTTAGAAGTTAGTGGGAAGAGTAATGATATACTTTACTCAGTTGCATTATCTTTATTACTTATAAAAGGGCGAAAAACGCTCTGTAAGCAACAGAAAGAAAGTGTCGCGGGACAAGAATATAGTTCCATTAAAAGTCGCTATTTTAGCGGCTTTTTTATTTTTATGGAACCAAGTTCTTGTCCCAAGCCAAGGACAAGAACTTGTACCGATTACCGGAATTAACAAGACCATAGTCCGATTGCCGAAATAGACAAGAACATGATCTCATTTTCGATTAGGAGGAGACTCCCCGAGGCTGGGAAAGAAAAGTGTCAGAAGTGTCGATGCTGGCAGCGAACGTGCTTTTGACGGTACTTTCGCTTTTTCGCTATTCTTGGTCTATGATGTTTCCCAGCGCCGTTGGATGAAAGGGTCATTGAGTTCCTTCAGTGTTCGAAAGTAGTCATCGAACCGAATGAGGATTGCCGCCGGAAGTACTTTGGCACGGTGAAGTAGGTCCAAATCTTGTCGTGAGTCTTAAAAAAGTCGGGCAGACAATCATGAACAACATCGCCGGTAAAACCAATCGATATGCCCAGTTCACCTATCACCTGGCTGCAACGTTTGTCGTGTCAAGGGAAGATGAGTTGCACGGGAATGACGGCGTTCTTAGGAGAATAAATATCTTCCATTTGTTCACGTAACAGCTTTACGGCTGTTCGTGCCATTTCCTGTTCATCCTGCTGTACATAAGCTACGCCAGAAAGATGTGGATTATCGAAAGATAGCAAATCGATATTTGAGTGATCGTTCAGACGACGGATAGCGGCCGATGTAAGGCGTGCGGTTTCTTCAGTCAAGGAGAAGACTGCTGAAATTTCGCTGTGTTCCTGCAAGAAGTCGCTTACATAGTCCAATGCTTGCTCGCCGCGTAGAATGTCGAGAGGGATGTGACACCACAAGCTCTTGTCAATCGAGATGCCTTGATCTGTGTACGCCTGCTCGAAGCCGAGCGTGCGATCCTCGACGGCTGTATTGGCATTTTCAGGTGAGATGAGTGCAATCTGCTGATGACTCTTGGATAGCAAATGGGAGACAGCCTTGTACGCACCGCCGTAATTGTCGGAAGTAATGGTGTACGTCTCAATGTTTCGCAGATAGCGGTCGATGAACACACACGGGAATTTATCGAGCGACAGACGCAGTAATGATTCGTTGTATTTCTCATCTTCTGTCGGAAAAACGATCAGCCCCTTCACACCAAGCTCCGTCAGTGTACGAATGACGTTGGATTCAATAGAGGAGGACTCGCGCGTGATGCTAAGTATCATGCTGAGACCGGCTTCATGCAGGAATTGTTCCGTGTAATCAACGAGCTTCTGAATGACACGGGTCCTCATCGTCGGAATGATGAAGCCGATGAGCGGCATGGAGGACGCGCTGCATGGGGATGGCAGAGAATTGATGCTGGAAACAACGAGACTAGAAGAGACGAAAGAGCCTTTGCCTTGTACGCGTATAATTAATCCTTCGTCAGCTAGTAGGGTTAGGGCGTTCCTGACGGTTATTTTACTTACTCTGAATTCGTCCATTAGTTCTTGCTCAGAAGGAATTCGGTCCGTTGGCCGAAGCCGCCCTGATTTAATTTTCTGTAGAATATCTTCACGAATTTGTTTGTAGAGCGCCAGCTTTTTCAAAAGTTGCATCTCCCTATAAACTTTATGATTTTATAATCAATTGGTTATATAAAGCATATTTCATCTATATTATAATACGGCATGTAAAGCGCTTACAATATGGAATCTGAGAATTTGTTGCGAAGGGGTCTTATCTTTGAACGGTTAGAATTTATGTTAAGGATGGTGGTGCCAAGGTAGATTGAACCCGCTTAAATTAACAGAACTAACTAGTCAGCCGACTTTTCAAATGCATAACAAAAAAAGAGAGGATGACGAAAAAATGAAAAAACGCAGTACTTTAATCTCCATCGTTACAGTCCTTATTATGTCACTTGTTTTTACAGCATGTGGTACACCTTCTGATTCAAAAACGGAAACACAGCAATTAGGCGCTAATGCCGGTGAGAATGCAACGGAATTGTCATTTTGGACCTTCGTAGATTTGCACGGCAAGCATTTGGATAAAATGCTGGGGTTATGGAACCAAGAGAACCCAGACAAACAGATTAAGTTGAATGTAACGGTTATGCCTTACGACGATATGCACAACAAGCTCTTATTGGCAGTTACAAGCGGAAAAGGTGCTCCTGATATC contains these protein-coding regions:
- a CDS encoding FAD-dependent oxidoreductase, which gives rise to MSKKILIVGGVAGGASAAARLRRLDEHAEIIIFEKGPYISFANCGLPYYIGGSIEDRERLLVQTPKGMADRFRIEVRTSSEVMAIDPQKRTVRVQSQEHGHYEESYDELILSPGAKPIVPDLPGKDNPLIYTVRSIPDIDRIKKQISSSNNQSTIVIGGGFIGVEMAENLKEAGLNVTLIEGNGQLLTPFDAELAAALAQEMEQNGVNLLFSQRVQGFHSLEKGIGVELADGHVLKADLVILAIGVTPDTSFLKSSGIPLGTRGHIIVNEALESSEPHIYAVGDAIEVTETIHGTKTAIPLAGPANKQGRIVADRIAGLSSTYKGTQGTSIIKVFGMTGATTGSNEKTLKRLGVEYRSVIVHPASHASYYPGSSAVTLKLLFTPEGKILGAQAVGYDGVDKRIDDIAVAIHFGGHIRDLTELELSYAPPYSSAKDPVNMAGYAAENILTGRVETFTYDQLSERQPEQSILLDVRSELEYRNGNIPGSINISVDELRQRLNELDNSKDVWVYCQVGLRGYTASQILRQHGFSVKNLSGGYKTYRQAQFKPTPISSVNHNNHGGKKNNKPVIEAPKSETIKPTSEQPQRIDNELNVCGLSCPGPLIQVKQKMGQLSDGETLRVKASDPGFYEDVKAWATMSGSALLHLERIKGGIIEAVIAKKSVQPVSNLSSHQDPASTMVVFSGDLDKAIASLIIANGAAASGRKVTMFFTFWGLNVIRKHQTQPVSKTMIGRMFDMMLPRGSKKLGMSKMNMLGVGPKIIRGLMKNNNVPSLEELIESVIAQGAELVACQMSMDLMGIQREELIDQVTIGGVGYYLGEASQANHNLFI
- a CDS encoding GntR family transcriptional regulator; the protein is MQLLKKLALYKQIREDILQKIKSGRLRPTDRIPSEQELMDEFRVSKITVRNALTLLADEGLIIRVQGKGSFVSSSLVVSSINSLPSPCSASSMPLIGFIIPTMRTRVIQKLVDYTEQFLHEAGLSMILSITRESSSIESNVIRTLTELGVKGLIVFPTEDEKYNESLLRLSLDKFPCVFIDRYLRNIETYTITSDNYGGAYKAVSHLLSKSHQQIALISPENANTAVEDRTLGFEQAYTDQGISIDKSLWCHIPLDILRGEQALDYVSDFLQEHSEISAVFSLTEETARLTSAAIRRLNDHSNIDLLSFDNPHLSGVAYVQQDEQEMARTAVKLLREQMEDIYSPKNAVIPVQLIFP